The following proteins are encoded in a genomic region of Candidatus Desulfatibia profunda:
- a CDS encoding 5-formyltetrahydrofolate cyclo-ligase, whose product MEEIRETKEEIRNDIAKRLAALSDSEVKAKTRQIENRLFEFANFLEANIGLLYINTASEVNSQQIIKRCFDYNKIVILPAFDTDTYKMKLMKVDNLDTDLKLGPRGILEPDENRCNVVPIECIDIAIIPGVAFDEKGGRIGSGEGYYDRLIPKLSITTRKVALAFENQIIRQIQMESHDKHVDIIITEKRIIYKI is encoded by the coding sequence ATGGAGGAAATTCGAGAGACGAAAGAAGAAATCCGCAATGATATTGCCAAACGGCTGGCCGCGCTTTCAGACAGCGAAGTTAAAGCTAAAACCCGACAAATAGAAAACCGGCTTTTTGAGTTCGCCAACTTTCTGGAAGCGAATATTGGTTTGCTTTATATCAACACTGCCAGTGAAGTGAACAGTCAGCAGATAATAAAAAGATGTTTTGACTACAATAAAATTGTCATTCTGCCCGCTTTTGACACCGATACTTATAAAATGAAACTGATGAAAGTCGACAACCTTGATACAGACTTAAAACTTGGCCCGCGGGGCATCCTGGAACCTGATGAAAACCGCTGCAACGTTGTGCCGATTGAATGTATCGATATCGCCATAATCCCCGGAGTTGCCTTTGATGAAAAGGGCGGAAGAATAGGGTCCGGTGAAGGATATTACGACAGGCTTATTCCAAAACTGTCGATTACCACAAGAAAGGTGGCGCTTGCCTTTGAAAACCAGATCATCAGGCAAATTCAAATGGAATCCCATGATAAGCATGTAGATATTATCATTACCGAAAAACGGATAATTTACAAAATATAG
- a CDS encoding protein-L-isoaspartate(D-aspartate) O-methyltransferase, translating to MEKESFKYEKQRQTMVRTQIEARGVTDSKVLAALRKVPRHLFVSEALRDQAYGDFPLPIGEQQTISQPYIVAEMTQALQPGEEDRILEIGTGSGYQAAVLAEIVFRVYTVERIYALFVQTRKLFDKLKYHNIVTKYSDGTLGWEEESPFDGIIVTAGAPEIPKHLVGQLAMGGRMVIPVGNQYSQELIKLYKDERGIHKTNLGGCRFVKLVGECGWREQ from the coding sequence ATGGAAAAAGAATCCTTTAAATATGAAAAACAGCGCCAGACAATGGTCAGAACTCAGATTGAAGCCCGCGGTGTTACGGATTCGAAAGTTCTTGCTGCGCTTCGCAAGGTTCCGAGGCATCTTTTTGTGAGCGAGGCTTTAAGGGATCAGGCCTATGGCGATTTCCCCCTTCCTATTGGCGAACAACAAACCATTTCTCAACCCTATATCGTAGCCGAGATGACTCAGGCCTTGCAGCCTGGTGAGGAAGATCGAATCCTTGAAATCGGAACAGGATCGGGATATCAGGCCGCTGTTTTAGCGGAAATCGTGTTTCGTGTTTATACTGTCGAGAGAATTTACGCTCTGTTTGTTCAGACCCGCAAACTATTTGATAAACTTAAGTATCACAATATTGTTACTAAATATTCCGACGGCACCTTGGGATGGGAAGAAGAAAGTCCTTTTGACGGCATTATCGTTACCGCCGGCGCACCGGAAATTCCTAAACATCTGGTAGGTCAACTTGCCATGGGAGGGCGAATGGTGATTCCCGTCGGGAATCAATATTCTCAGGAACTGATCAAACTCTACAAAGATGAACGCGGTATTCACAAAACCAATTTGGGCGGTTGCCGATTTGTTAAGCTTGTGGGTGAATGTGGATGGAGAGAACAGTAA
- a CDS encoding DedA family protein: MLRRLYDWILRWAQTPYGAWALFLLAFCESSFFPIPPDVLLIALAVAVPRKSLRYALVCSAGSVLGGCFGYLIGWQFMASIGSRIVDFYGLGSKIEYIGALYKTYDAWAVGIAGFTPIPYKVFTISAGAFKIDFWVFVLASLVSRSARFFLVGGLIYIFGPGIQDFIEKHFNILAIAFTVLLILGFVVIKLVL; this comes from the coding sequence ATGCTTCGTCGCCTTTATGATTGGATACTACGTTGGGCCCAAACACCTTATGGAGCATGGGCATTATTTCTACTCGCATTTTGTGAATCCTCTTTTTTCCCGATACCCCCTGACGTGCTGCTGATAGCGCTTGCCGTCGCCGTTCCCAGAAAATCACTGAGATATGCACTGGTATGTTCGGCGGGTTCCGTTTTGGGAGGATGCTTCGGCTATCTGATCGGATGGCAGTTTATGGCTTCTATCGGCAGCCGTATCGTAGATTTTTATGGTTTGGGTTCAAAGATTGAATATATCGGAGCCCTGTACAAGACCTACGACGCCTGGGCGGTCGGTATCGCCGGATTTACCCCGATTCCCTACAAAGTTTTTACGATTTCGGCCGGCGCATTTAAAATCGATTTTTGGGTATTTGTATTGGCATCCCTGGTTTCTCGTTCGGCACGCTTTTTTCTGGTGGGAGGTCTTATTTACATTTTCGGTCCGGGGATTCAGGACTTTATCGAAAAACATTTCAATATCCTTGCGATTGCATTTACGGTTCTGCTTATTTTGGGGTTTGTTGTGATCAAACTGGTATTATAG
- the coaD gene encoding pantetheine-phosphate adenylyltransferase, with product MQKIAIYPGSFDPVTNGHVDIAERGLKIFDKIIIAILNNPVKKCLFTVEERVEMLEGSFKNCPNIEIDTFNGLLVEYAAKRKSHAILRGMRAVSDFEYEFQLALMNRKLNREVQTVFLMTGLRWIFTSSSIIKEAACFGGDIKDMVPPLVNRKLKEKFGFNP from the coding sequence ATGCAGAAAATCGCCATATATCCGGGATCCTTTGACCCTGTTACCAACGGCCATGTTGACATCGCCGAACGGGGGCTAAAAATTTTTGACAAAATTATCATAGCTATCCTGAACAATCCGGTGAAAAAGTGTTTATTCACCGTTGAAGAGCGGGTAGAGATGCTCGAAGGCAGCTTTAAAAATTGTCCAAACATTGAAATAGATACGTTTAATGGGCTTCTCGTGGAATATGCCGCCAAACGCAAATCTCATGCCATACTGCGAGGAATGCGGGCTGTATCTGATTTTGAATATGAATTTCAGTTGGCGCTGATGAACCGCAAGCTCAACCGGGAAGTTCAGACCGTTTTCCTGATGACCGGTCTTCGATGGATTTTTACAAGTTCATCAATCATAAAGGAAGCGGCCTGTTTCGGCGGGGACATCAAAGATATGGTGCCGCCCCTGGTCAACCGCAAGTTAAAGGAAAAATTCGGTTTCAATCCTTAA
- the rsmD gene encoding 16S rRNA (guanine(966)-N(2))-methyltransferase RsmD yields MGLRIIGGSLRGKKLHAVRGIMVRPTADRLRESLFNIISARVQEAVVLDLFAGTGALGIEAISRGAESAVFIDNHQQALSAITLNIKSCAFGERTKIIKWDISKSLNCIKSSIPAFNLVFMDPPYGQNIIKPALFNLYRSNSLERGAYIVIEHTASEPIPADLGQFEIDDQRKYGKTLVSFLNYVV; encoded by the coding sequence ATGGGTTTGAGAATTATCGGCGGCAGTCTGAGAGGAAAGAAGCTGCATGCGGTGCGTGGTATCATGGTAAGGCCGACTGCCGACCGCTTGAGAGAATCTCTTTTTAATATCATTTCCGCTCGTGTCCAGGAGGCGGTTGTACTGGATCTGTTTGCCGGAACCGGGGCTCTTGGTATTGAAGCGATCAGCCGGGGGGCTGAATCCGCTGTGTTTATAGATAATCACCAGCAGGCGTTATCCGCCATCACTCTCAACATCAAGTCGTGCGCTTTTGGTGAACGGACGAAAATTATCAAATGGGATATCAGTAAGAGTTTGAACTGTATAAAGTCGTCCATCCCGGCGTTCAACCTGGTTTTTATGGACCCGCCATACGGCCAAAATATCATCAAACCGGCGTTGTTTAATCTTTATCGCAGCAATTCGCTGGAAAGAGGGGCCTACATTGTGATCGAGCACACCGCTTCCGAGCCGATCCCGGCGGATCTTGGCCAATTCGAAATTGATGACCAGAGAAAATATGGAAAAACCCTTGTATCATTTTTAAATTATGTGGTATGA